ATCCTTGTCCGCCAGAGTGCGCGGATCGAGGAGGAAGGTGCCTTGGGATATCCGGCCGATGATGGGCAGCGCCCTGGTGCGCAGCTTTTGTTCCAGCTGTTGTGCCGAGAGGTTGTCCACGGTAACGGAAATCAGGGTTGTGGGGATTTGCAATAGCGGAAAGGTGCCGCCGCCTACCTGTGAAAAACCTTGCGCGGTTTTCAGGGATACGCTTGCAGGCAGGGTTCGTCGCATGCGCCGCACGGCTTTTCTGGCACGGGAGGCCAGTTCCTCTGCCGGCAGCGTCATCATGCGCAGTGTGGGGATTTGCTGCAAAGCCTGTTGCTCGTCCCGGTACAGGCGCAATGTCCCTTCAAGGGTAGCGAGGGTGACTTTGTCGACGCGCAGCGCCCGCAACAGTGGGTGTTTTTTCATGGCTTCCAGACTGCGGCGCTTGCCGACGATGATGCCTGCTTGCGGCCCGCCCAGAAGTTTGTCGCCGCTGAAGGTGACCAGATCCGCCCCGGCATCGAGGTATTGGCGTACCGTTTTTTCGCCGGACAGTCCGTAGGCCGAAAGATCGACCAGGGTGCCGCTTCCCGCGTCGACCATGACCGGCAGGGATGCTTCGCGGCCGATGCCGACGAGTTCCTCGGTGGAAACCTCGGTGGTAAAACCGACCACGGCGAAATTGCTGGTATGCACCTTGAGCAGCAGGGCCGTTTCTTCCGTGATGGCTGCGCGGTAATCCCGGGGGTGGGTCCGGTTGGTGGCACCGACTCCCCTCAAGATCGCTCCGCTTTGTTCCATCACTTCCGGAATACGGAACGATCCGCCGATTTCTACCAGTTCGCCGCGCGACACGACGACTTCCTTGTCACGGGCCAGACAGCAAAGAGCGAGCATCACCGCCGCGGCGTTATTATTGACGACGACCGCGCTCTCGGCCCCGGTCAGGTCGCAAAGCAGTTTCTCCACATGGACCGCGCGGCTGCCCCGTTTTCCTGCTTCCACATCGAACTCGAGAGTGCTGTATCCGAAAGCCGTATCGCGCATGGTGTCGTGCAGGGCTTCGGCCAGCGGAGCCCGTCCCAGGTTCGTATGCAGGACCACGCCTGTTCCGTTAATGACCCGCCGCAGACCGGGCATGTTCATTTTTTCCAGGGTGTTGGCTACCCGTCCGGTCAGTGCTTCTTCAGCGAGAACCTCAACGGTTGCGGTACCGGCCAGCAGTTCGGCGCGCAGCTGGTCGAGGGCATTACGCACCGCCGTGATAATGACCGGCCGGGGATATGATTCCATGAGGGTCTTGATGCCGGGCCATTCCAGGACCTTATCTACTTTGGGGATATTTCTGAGCAAGAGCGTGGCCTTTCCTGTGGAAAACGGCGATTTGAGCAGCCCTGTTTGCAGTTGGGTTCCGGAAATTCTGAGTGCGCGATAAATGGGTCGGGTTGCGATTTCAGCGGCCTCATTTTATAGGCTCGAAATGAATTGTCAAGGGCGCAGAGCTCGTCGCATGGGCGTCGGGAGCGTCTGCGATTTTTTACGATGCATGGAGTAAATCGATAGAACGGCGATCTTCTATCCATATTACCCATTGGACATGGGTTATGAAAAATTGTATGTGTTTATTTTCCCTTCAAATTAATTCGCCCGAAAATCAGTTATGAATCTTTTGATCCCACGCCGGCCAGGGTGGGTGCCCGTTGGGTTATGCGGGCATTCTCCGTATGGTCTGTAAGGGGTTTTGTAGAGATGTGCCTGTCGCCATACGGACCGGCACAGAT
This DNA window, taken from Syntrophotalea carbinolica DSM 2380, encodes the following:
- the selA gene encoding L-seryl-tRNA(Sec) selenium transferase codes for the protein MLRNIPKVDKVLEWPGIKTLMESYPRPVIITAVRNALDQLRAELLAGTATVEVLAEEALTGRVANTLEKMNMPGLRRVINGTGVVLHTNLGRAPLAEALHDTMRDTAFGYSTLEFDVEAGKRGSRAVHVEKLLCDLTGAESAVVVNNNAAAVMLALCCLARDKEVVVSRGELVEIGGSFRIPEVMEQSGAILRGVGATNRTHPRDYRAAITEETALLLKVHTSNFAVVGFTTEVSTEELVGIGREASLPVMVDAGSGTLVDLSAYGLSGEKTVRQYLDAGADLVTFSGDKLLGGPQAGIIVGKRRSLEAMKKHPLLRALRVDKVTLATLEGTLRLYRDEQQALQQIPTLRMMTLPAEELASRARKAVRRMRRTLPASVSLKTAQGFSQVGGGTFPLLQIPTTLISVTVDNLSAQQLEQKLRTRALPIIGRISQGTFLLDPRTLADKDIADIIAALQSIAAS